In Schlegelella aquatica, one DNA window encodes the following:
- a CDS encoding Lrp/AsnC family transcriptional regulator produces MKIDLDHYDTRILAELQADARLSMAELGRRVHLSQPAVTERVRKLEAAGVITGYRARVNLEKLGYGIRALVRVGRAEYARVVKLIEQTPEVVSAYNVTGEDSWVLEIAVIDVAHLDAVVTKFCMLTETSTSIILNTPREQRPMLPARSEDVRPPIKKVQDA; encoded by the coding sequence TTGAAAATCGATCTGGACCACTACGACACGCGCATCCTTGCCGAACTGCAGGCCGATGCCAGGCTCTCCATGGCCGAGCTGGGGCGGCGCGTCCACCTGAGCCAGCCCGCCGTCACCGAGCGCGTGCGCAAGCTGGAGGCCGCCGGCGTCATCACCGGCTACCGGGCGCGCGTCAATCTGGAGAAGCTCGGCTATGGCATCCGTGCGCTCGTGAGGGTCGGCCGCGCCGAGTACGCGCGGGTCGTCAAGCTGATCGAGCAGACGCCGGAGGTCGTCTCCGCCTACAACGTGACCGGCGAGGACAGCTGGGTCCTCGAAATCGCGGTGATCGACGTGGCCCACCTCGATGCGGTGGTGACGAAGTTCTGCATGCTGACCGAAACTTCCACTTCCATCATCTTGAACACCCCGCGCGAGCAGCGGCCCATGCTGCCGGCCCGCAGCGAAGATGTACGCCCTCCCATCAAGAAGGTACAAGACGCATGA
- the ispF gene encoding 2-C-methyl-D-erythritol 2,4-cyclodiphosphate synthase, whose product MDLRIGEGWDTHRLVEGRPLVLGGVAIPHRRGLLGHSDADALLHAITDAILGAAALGDIGRHFPDTDPAFRAADSTVLLAEAMRRVRNAGYELVNLDSTIVAQAPKMAPHIPAMRASIARALGCDVGQVNVKAKTAEKLGPVGLEESIEARAIALLRRA is encoded by the coding sequence ATGGATTTGCGCATCGGTGAGGGTTGGGACACCCACCGCCTGGTCGAGGGCCGGCCCCTGGTGCTGGGCGGGGTGGCGATTCCCCATCGCCGGGGTCTGCTCGGGCACTCCGATGCCGATGCGCTCCTGCACGCGATCACCGATGCGATTCTCGGGGCCGCGGCCCTGGGTGATATCGGTCGGCACTTCCCGGACACCGACCCTGCATTTCGTGCGGCCGATTCCACCGTACTGCTCGCCGAGGCCATGCGGCGCGTGCGCAACGCCGGCTACGAGCTCGTGAACCTGGACAGCACCATCGTCGCGCAGGCCCCCAAGATGGCCCCGCACATCCCCGCCATGCGCGCGTCGATCGCGCGCGCCCTGGGGTGCGACGTGGGGCAGGTCAACGTGAAGGCCAAGACGGCCGAGAAGCTCGGCCCGGTCGGCCTCGAGGAATCGATCGAGGCGCGCGCCATCGCACTGCTGCGCCGGGCCTGA
- the ompR gene encoding two-component system response regulator OmpR gives MDRIVVVDDDARIRDLLRRYLTQEGFEVLLAEDAKALNRVLTRETIDLIVLDLMLPGEDGLSICRRLRAANDATPIIMLTAKVEDVDRIVGLEVGADDYLPKPFNPRELLARIHAVLRRRPTLEAPGAPAKEPQTVTFGPFEFDLALRRLTKDGEQIPLTTGEFSMLKALVRHPRQPLSRDKLAQLARGREFEPFDRSLDVQISRLRKMIEPDPSQPRYIQTVWGVGYVFVPDGTS, from the coding sequence ATGGATCGCATCGTTGTCGTCGACGATGATGCGCGCATCCGCGACCTCCTGCGCCGCTATCTGACGCAGGAAGGCTTCGAAGTGCTGCTGGCCGAGGACGCCAAGGCGCTCAACCGAGTGCTGACCCGCGAGACGATCGACCTGATCGTGCTCGACCTGATGCTGCCCGGGGAGGACGGCCTGTCCATCTGCCGACGCTTGCGCGCCGCGAACGACGCCACCCCCATCATCATGCTGACGGCCAAGGTGGAAGACGTCGACCGCATCGTGGGCCTGGAGGTCGGTGCAGACGACTACCTGCCCAAGCCCTTCAACCCGCGGGAGCTGCTGGCGCGCATCCATGCCGTGTTGCGCCGCCGCCCGACGCTCGAAGCGCCCGGCGCCCCGGCCAAGGAGCCGCAGACGGTCACCTTCGGCCCGTTCGAGTTCGACCTTGCCTTGCGCCGGCTCACCAAGGACGGCGAGCAGATTCCGCTGACGACCGGCGAGTTCTCGATGCTCAAGGCGCTGGTGCGGCACCCGCGGCAGCCGCTGTCGCGCGACAAGCTCGCCCAGCTCGCCCGCGGGCGCGAGTTCGAGCCCTTCGATCGCAGCCTGGACGTCCAGATCTCGCGTCTGCGCAAGATGATCGAGCCCGATCCGTCGCAGCCTCGCTACATCCAGACGGTGTGGGGCGTCGGCTACGTCTTCGTGCCTGACGGCACCTCCTGA
- a CDS encoding sensor histidine kinase produces the protein MPRKRLTLSLFWRTFILLGVLLGFGIFAWVQTFRALEFEPRAVQAAQQLASLVNLSRAALRYADSINRVTLLKTISEQESIKVQPREPGDRYEPFETDRFTRRIGQELRSRLGPTTTVATSVNGTPGLWIDFTIENDRYWLQVDPGRVQSVAGRTWFIWVSIALLATILGSAGVARLINQPLKQLSFAASRIREGEYESQLDEETLTSEIREVNMGFNRMARELAKVEEDRAVMLAGISHDLRTPLARLRLEVEMSVNDDEARRNMAADIDQLDAIIDKFMDYARPGEVKLVPVHLSGVVDREIAAFRDTNQIRITSRVAIDTKVMADDTELGRVLANLFENARRYGRSDDGVAHVDVSYARTGPWVILTVRDHGPGVPPEKLSQLTTPFFRGDAARTAATGAGLGLAVVEKTVMRMGGTFELSNAPPPDTGLVARIRLKKAP, from the coding sequence ATGCCGCGCAAACGCCTGACGCTCAGCCTCTTCTGGCGCACCTTCATCCTTCTGGGGGTCCTGCTCGGTTTCGGCATCTTCGCGTGGGTCCAGACCTTCCGCGCACTCGAGTTCGAGCCCCGCGCCGTGCAGGCCGCGCAGCAGTTGGCGAGCCTGGTGAACCTGTCGCGGGCGGCCCTGCGCTATGCGGACTCCATCAACCGCGTGACGCTGCTCAAGACGATCTCCGAGCAGGAGTCGATCAAGGTCCAGCCGCGCGAGCCCGGCGACCGCTACGAGCCCTTCGAGACGGACCGCTTCACCCGGCGCATCGGCCAGGAGTTGCGGTCGCGCCTGGGTCCGACGACGACCGTCGCCACCTCGGTGAACGGCACGCCGGGCCTGTGGATCGATTTCACGATCGAGAATGACCGCTACTGGTTGCAGGTCGATCCCGGCCGGGTTCAGTCGGTGGCCGGGCGCACCTGGTTCATCTGGGTCAGCATCGCGCTGCTCGCGACGATCCTCGGCTCAGCGGGGGTGGCACGCCTCATCAACCAGCCGCTCAAGCAACTGTCGTTCGCAGCCAGCCGCATCCGCGAGGGCGAGTACGAGTCCCAACTGGACGAGGAAACGCTCACGAGCGAGATCCGCGAAGTCAACATGGGCTTCAACCGCATGGCGCGAGAACTCGCCAAGGTGGAAGAAGACCGCGCCGTGATGCTGGCCGGCATTTCGCACGACCTGCGCACCCCGCTGGCCCGCCTGCGGCTGGAGGTGGAGATGAGCGTCAACGACGACGAGGCCCGCCGCAACATGGCCGCCGACATCGACCAGCTCGACGCGATCATCGACAAGTTCATGGACTACGCCCGCCCCGGGGAGGTGAAGCTCGTCCCGGTGCATCTGAGCGGCGTGGTCGACCGCGAGATCGCCGCGTTTCGCGACACCAACCAGATCCGGATCACCTCTCGCGTGGCGATCGACACCAAGGTCATGGCCGACGACACCGAACTCGGCCGCGTGCTCGCCAACCTGTTCGAGAACGCACGGCGCTACGGGCGCAGCGACGACGGGGTCGCGCACGTGGATGTGAGCTATGCGCGCACGGGGCCGTGGGTCATCCTGACGGTGCGGGATCACGGGCCGGGCGTGCCGCCGGAGAAGCTTTCGCAGCTGACGACGCCGTTCTTCCGGGGCGACGCCGCACGCACGGCGGCCACGGGCGCAGGGCTCGGGCTCGCGGTGGTGGAAAAGACCGTCATGCGCATGGGCGGCACCTTCGAGCTCAGCAACGCCCCGCCGCCCGACACCGGGCTCGTCGCCCGCATCCGGCTCAAGAAGGCGCCTTGA
- the mfd gene encoding transcription-repair coupling factor — protein MSTQIPPIAPGKRYTVPRPPGSADALLLADFVRRERASGRLVAIVTAEPADAQRLQDELSFFAPELRCAVFPDWETLPYDTFSPHQDLISERLATLWRIRQKDLDAVLVPATTALGRLAPPSFLAAYTFHFKQKERLDEASLKAQLTLAGYSHVSQVVSPGEYAVRGGLIDLFPMGSPVPYRVDLFGDEVDSIRTFDPDTQRSLYPVPEVRLLPGREFPMDEEARAAFRARWRERIEGDPSKARVYKDIGIGIATAGIEYYLPLFFDETATLFDYLASHDPAGSAGGGSAAVVLHGEIDEAFKRFWADTRERHRFLQHDPERPLLPPEDLFLKPEEFFQRANAYPQLAVRGSEAMDWARPLPDLSADRGAPEPLRKLQAHLAATPHRVLLVAESAGRRESLLELLRDNRIEPPTVDSLAAFLEAGDEKFAIAVAPLAAGFHWAREGEERGLQFVTETELFALPPTGRRRRRQQEQASNVDALIKDLSELKVGDPVVHANHGIGRYQGLVNLDLGDGPTEFLHLEYADKATLYVPVAQLHLISRYTGVSAEEAPLHKLGSGQWERAKRKAAEQVRDTAAELLNLYARRAAREGFAFRFSPHDYEAFAASFGFEETPDQAAAIHAVIQDMISPKPMDRLVCGDVGFGKTEVALRAAFVAVTGGKQVALLAPTTLLAEQHFQTISDRFANWPVKVAELSRFRSTKEVNTALKGLADGTVDIVVGTHKLLSPDVKFARLGLLIIDEEHRFGVRHKEAIKALRAEVDVLTLTATPIPRTLGMALEGLRDLSVIATAPQRRLAIKTFVRNESSGVIREAVLRELKRGGQVYFLHNEVETIENRRQKLQELLPEARIAVAHGQMPERELERVMRDFVAQRYNILLCSTIIETGIDVPTANTIVISRADKFGLAQLHQLRGRVGRSHHQAYAYLLVPDIEGLTKQAAQRLEAIQNMEELGSGFYLAMHDLEIRGAGEVLGESQSGNMQEVGFQLYNDMLAEAVRSLKAGREPDLLSPLTATTEINLHAPALLPDSYCGDVHVRLSLYKRLASAETMNQIDALLEEVTDRFGKLPPQGQTLFDVHRLRVLAKPYGVLKIDAGPQLINITFRPNPPVDPMRIIELVQKNRHIKLAGNEKLRIDKTTQDARERAQFVRDVLRSLGAPAPQPA, from the coding sequence ATGTCCACGCAGATCCCGCCGATCGCTCCCGGCAAACGCTACACCGTCCCGCGGCCACCGGGCTCGGCGGATGCGCTCCTGCTCGCCGACTTCGTGCGCCGCGAGCGCGCCTCCGGCCGACTGGTGGCCATCGTCACGGCCGAGCCCGCCGATGCCCAACGGCTGCAAGACGAGCTCTCCTTCTTCGCGCCGGAGTTGCGCTGTGCCGTCTTCCCGGACTGGGAAACGCTGCCCTACGACACGTTCTCGCCGCACCAGGACCTGATCTCCGAGCGGCTCGCCACGCTGTGGCGCATCCGCCAGAAGGACCTGGACGCAGTGCTGGTGCCGGCGACCACGGCGCTGGGTCGCCTGGCGCCGCCCTCGTTCCTGGCCGCCTACACCTTCCACTTCAAACAGAAGGAGAGGCTCGACGAGGCCTCGCTCAAGGCGCAGCTGACGCTGGCGGGCTACAGCCACGTGAGTCAAGTGGTCTCGCCCGGCGAGTATGCGGTGCGCGGGGGGCTCATCGACCTGTTCCCGATGGGCTCGCCGGTTCCCTACCGCGTGGACCTCTTCGGCGACGAGGTCGATTCGATCCGCACCTTCGACCCGGACACGCAGCGCAGCCTCTACCCGGTGCCCGAAGTGCGCCTGCTGCCGGGCCGCGAGTTTCCGATGGATGAGGAGGCGCGAGCGGCGTTTCGCGCGCGTTGGCGCGAGCGCATCGAGGGAGACCCGAGCAAAGCGCGCGTCTACAAGGACATCGGCATCGGCATCGCCACCGCGGGCATCGAGTACTACTTGCCGCTCTTCTTCGACGAGACGGCCACCCTGTTCGACTACCTGGCGAGCCACGATCCGGCCGGTTCCGCGGGCGGTGGGAGCGCAGCCGTGGTGCTGCACGGCGAGATCGACGAGGCCTTCAAGCGCTTCTGGGCCGACACGCGCGAGCGCCATCGCTTCTTGCAGCATGACCCGGAGCGGCCCCTGCTGCCGCCGGAAGACCTGTTCCTCAAGCCGGAAGAGTTCTTTCAGCGGGCCAATGCCTACCCCCAGCTGGCCGTGCGCGGTAGCGAAGCGATGGACTGGGCGCGGCCGCTGCCCGATCTCTCGGCCGACCGCGGCGCGCCGGAGCCGTTGCGCAAGCTGCAGGCCCACCTGGCCGCGACGCCTCACCGGGTGTTGCTGGTGGCCGAATCGGCCGGCCGCCGCGAGAGCCTGCTCGAGCTGCTGCGCGACAACCGCATCGAGCCCCCGACGGTGGACTCCCTGGCCGCCTTCCTCGAGGCCGGTGACGAGAAGTTCGCGATCGCCGTCGCGCCGCTGGCCGCCGGCTTCCACTGGGCCCGCGAGGGCGAAGAACGCGGGCTCCAGTTCGTCACGGAGACGGAGCTCTTCGCCCTGCCGCCGACCGGGCGCCGCCGCCGGCGCCAGCAGGAGCAGGCCAGCAACGTCGATGCGCTGATCAAAGATCTCTCGGAGCTGAAGGTCGGCGACCCGGTCGTGCATGCCAACCACGGCATCGGCCGCTACCAGGGCCTGGTGAACCTGGACCTCGGCGACGGGCCGACCGAGTTCCTGCACCTGGAGTACGCCGACAAGGCGACCCTGTACGTGCCGGTCGCCCAACTGCACCTCATCAGCCGCTACACCGGCGTGAGCGCGGAGGAAGCGCCGCTGCACAAGCTGGGCTCGGGGCAATGGGAGCGCGCCAAGCGCAAGGCGGCCGAGCAGGTGCGCGACACCGCGGCCGAGCTTCTGAACCTCTATGCCCGCCGCGCGGCGCGCGAGGGCTTTGCCTTCCGCTTCTCGCCGCACGACTACGAGGCCTTCGCCGCGAGCTTTGGCTTCGAGGAGACGCCGGACCAGGCCGCCGCGATCCACGCGGTGATCCAGGACATGATCAGCCCCAAGCCGATGGACCGGCTGGTGTGCGGCGACGTGGGCTTCGGCAAGACCGAGGTCGCCCTGCGCGCGGCCTTCGTCGCGGTGACGGGCGGCAAGCAGGTGGCGCTGCTCGCTCCCACGACGCTGCTCGCGGAGCAGCACTTCCAGACGATCAGCGACCGATTCGCCAACTGGCCCGTCAAGGTGGCGGAGCTGTCTCGCTTTCGCTCCACCAAGGAGGTGAACACCGCCCTCAAGGGCCTGGCCGACGGCACGGTGGACATCGTCGTGGGCACGCACAAGCTGCTGTCGCCCGACGTGAAGTTCGCGCGCCTGGGCCTGCTCATCATCGACGAGGAGCACCGCTTCGGCGTGCGCCACAAGGAGGCGATCAAGGCCCTGCGTGCCGAGGTGGACGTGCTCACCCTCACGGCCACGCCCATTCCGCGCACGCTGGGCATGGCGCTGGAGGGCCTGCGCGACCTCTCGGTCATCGCCACTGCGCCGCAGCGGCGCCTGGCCATCAAGACCTTCGTGCGCAACGAGTCCAGCGGGGTGATCCGCGAGGCGGTGCTGCGCGAGCTGAAGCGTGGCGGCCAGGTGTACTTCCTGCACAACGAGGTCGAGACGATCGAGAACCGACGCCAGAAGTTGCAGGAGCTGCTGCCCGAGGCCCGCATCGCCGTGGCCCACGGCCAGATGCCCGAGCGCGAGTTGGAGCGTGTGATGCGCGACTTCGTCGCGCAGCGCTACAACATCCTCCTGTGCTCGACCATCATCGAGACCGGCATCGACGTGCCCACGGCGAACACCATCGTCATCTCGCGCGCCGACAAGTTCGGTCTGGCGCAACTGCACCAGCTGCGCGGGCGTGTGGGTCGCTCGCACCACCAGGCGTATGCCTACCTGCTGGTACCCGACATCGAGGGCCTGACCAAGCAGGCGGCCCAGCGTCTGGAGGCGATCCAGAACATGGAGGAGCTGGGCTCCGGCTTCTACCTCGCGATGCACGACCTGGAGATCCGCGGCGCGGGCGAGGTGCTGGGCGAGAGCCAGAGCGGCAACATGCAGGAAGTGGGGTTCCAGCTCTACAACGACATGCTGGCCGAGGCCGTGCGCTCGCTCAAGGCGGGCCGCGAGCCCGATCTGCTGTCGCCGCTCACGGCCACCACCGAGATCAATCTGCACGCTCCGGCCCTGCTGCCCGACAGCTACTGCGGCGACGTGCATGTGCGCCTGAGCTTGTACAAGCGGCTCGCCTCGGCCGAGACGATGAACCAAATCGACGCTCTGCTCGAGGAGGTGACCGACCGCTTCGGCAAACTGCCGCCCCAGGGCCAGACGCTCTTCGACGTGCACCGGCTGCGCGTGCTGGCCAAGCCCTATGGGGTGTTGAAGATCGACGCCGGCCCGCAGCTCATCAACATCACCTTCCGGCCCAATCCGCCCGTCGACCCGATGCGCATCATCGAGCTCGTGCAGAAGAACCGGCACATCAAGCTGGCCGGCAACGAGAAGCTGCGCATCGACAAGACCACGCAAGACGCCCGGGAGCGCGCGCAGTTCGTCCGCGACGTGCTGCGCTCGCTCGGCGCGCCCGCACCACAACCCGCCTGA
- the serB gene encoding phosphoserine phosphatase SerB → MYTEIAPGLVVRIAMPPMKLSDFKVIAFDMDSTLINIECIDEIAAAVGKKAEVAAITEAAMRGEIPDFKESLRRRLSLLAGTPASALDEVYRERLRLNPGAEALVAAAREAGLKTLLVSGGFTHFADRVCERLGMDRAKSNVLEIVDGKLTGRVVGEIVDGEEKRRQLLTMCADVGCSPQQAIAVGDGANDLPMMGEAGLSVAYHAKPKVREQAMVAIDEGGLDRLLEVLQR, encoded by the coding sequence ATGTACACCGAGATCGCCCCCGGCCTGGTCGTTCGCATCGCGATGCCGCCGATGAAGTTGTCGGACTTCAAGGTCATCGCCTTCGACATGGATTCGACGCTCATCAACATCGAGTGCATCGACGAGATCGCGGCGGCCGTCGGCAAGAAGGCCGAGGTGGCCGCGATCACCGAGGCCGCCATGCGCGGCGAGATCCCGGATTTCAAAGAGAGCCTCAGGCGGCGCCTCTCGCTGCTGGCCGGCACGCCCGCCTCGGCCCTGGACGAGGTGTACCGCGAACGGTTGAGACTCAATCCCGGCGCGGAGGCACTCGTGGCCGCCGCCCGCGAAGCGGGGCTCAAGACGCTGCTCGTCTCCGGCGGGTTCACTCACTTCGCGGACCGGGTGTGCGAGCGGCTGGGCATGGACCGCGCCAAATCCAACGTGCTGGAGATCGTCGACGGCAAGCTCACGGGCCGCGTGGTCGGCGAGATCGTCGATGGCGAGGAAAAGCGCCGCCAGTTGCTGACGATGTGCGCCGACGTGGGCTGCTCGCCCCAGCAGGCCATCGCCGTGGGCGACGGGGCCAACGACCTGCCGATGATGGGCGAGGCGGGACTGAGCGTGGCCTACCACGCCAAGCCGAAGGTGCGTGAGCAAGCGATGGTCGCCATCGATGAGGGCGGGCTCGACCGGCTGCTCGAGGTGCTGCAGCGTTGA
- a CDS encoding GAF domain-containing protein, producing MAADLTVDDIRPCLEGAIPAMMATCDLAGVPNVAYLSQVEYVDSRHVALSFQFFNTTRKNVLQNPQAEILLVHPHTGGLYRLQARYLRTETTGPLFERMKARLSGIASHSGMSGVFRLQGADLYEVERVEHVPKLDLPVTTRGSGLLAALRRCSQQIAHCTDLGTLVHTLLESLEQELGIRHSMMLMVDAAGERLYTVASRGYPASGVGSEVPIGRGVIGVAARERTPVRISHLTAEYTYSQAVRESLARTGHADALETAIPWPGLREPHSQMAVPVFASGELLGVLFVESPETLRFSYDDEDALVALAGQLGPLIRQCQLHAEAPDDPVSPGQRTEAEPPPASQAVSEPSASGSPLLVRYYPVDGSVFFGVDYVIKGVAGSILWTLLQEYASSGRCDFTNRELRLDPRVRLPDVCDNLEARLVLLRQRLAERDGGVTLEKSGRGRLRLRVSRPLTLQDMNA from the coding sequence GTGGCAGCTGACCTCACCGTCGATGACATCCGTCCGTGCTTGGAGGGCGCCATCCCGGCGATGATGGCCACCTGCGACCTGGCGGGAGTGCCCAACGTCGCCTACTTGTCGCAGGTCGAGTACGTCGACAGCCGCCACGTCGCGCTCTCGTTCCAGTTCTTCAACACCACGCGCAAGAACGTGCTCCAGAACCCGCAGGCCGAGATCCTGCTGGTTCACCCGCACACCGGGGGCCTGTACCGCTTGCAGGCGAGGTACCTGCGCACCGAGACCACCGGGCCGCTCTTCGAGCGCATGAAGGCACGGCTGTCGGGGATCGCATCCCACTCGGGCATGAGCGGAGTCTTCCGCTTGCAGGGGGCCGACCTCTACGAAGTCGAGCGGGTCGAGCACGTGCCCAAGCTCGACTTGCCGGTCACCACGCGGGGCAGTGGCTTGCTGGCGGCGCTGCGCCGCTGTTCGCAGCAGATCGCGCACTGCACCGATCTCGGCACACTGGTCCATACCTTGCTCGAGAGCCTGGAGCAGGAGCTGGGAATTCGCCACTCGATGATGCTGATGGTGGACGCGGCCGGGGAGCGGCTCTACACCGTGGCGAGCCGCGGCTACCCGGCATCCGGTGTGGGCTCGGAGGTCCCCATCGGGCGGGGCGTGATCGGCGTGGCGGCGCGCGAGCGCACTCCCGTGCGTATCAGCCACCTCACGGCCGAGTACACCTACAGCCAGGCCGTGCGCGAGAGTCTGGCACGCACGGGCCACGCGGACGCCCTCGAAACCGCGATTCCCTGGCCCGGGCTGCGCGAGCCGCACAGCCAGATGGCCGTTCCCGTGTTCGCGTCGGGCGAGCTGCTGGGCGTGCTCTTCGTCGAGAGCCCGGAGACCCTGCGGTTCAGCTACGACGACGAGGATGCGCTCGTGGCCTTGGCGGGCCAGCTGGGGCCGCTCATCCGTCAATGCCAGCTCCATGCAGAGGCCCCGGACGACCCGGTGTCGCCCGGGCAGCGAACGGAGGCCGAGCCACCGCCCGCGTCCCAGGCGGTGTCCGAACCCTCAGCATCCGGGTCCCCGTTGTTGGTCAGGTACTACCCGGTCGACGGCAGCGTCTTCTTCGGCGTGGACTACGTGATCAAGGGGGTGGCCGGGTCCATCCTGTGGACCTTGTTGCAGGAGTACGCATCCAGCGGCCGCTGCGACTTCACCAACCGCGAGCTCCGGCTGGACCCTCGCGTGAGGCTGCCCGACGTGTGCGACAACCTCGAGGCCCGACTGGTGCTGCTCAGGCAACGACTCGCCGAGCGCGACGGGGGCGTGACGCTGGAGAAGTCCGGCAGGGGCCGTCTGCGCCTGCGCGTGAGCCGCCCCCTGACCCTGCAAGACATGAACGCCTGA
- the rraA gene encoding ribonuclease E activity regulator RraA, translating to MTSTSTCDLCDAHKNDADGAFRVLPPVFRDFGGRPRFQGRVTTVKCFEDNSLVKAAVDTPGEGRVLVVDGGGSLRRALLGGNLAAAAARNGWAGVVIDGCVRDVLELRECDVGIRALAAMPLPTEKRQEGQRDVPVLVQGVLVRPGEWLVADEDGIVVMPAPTV from the coding sequence ATGACCTCGACTTCGACCTGTGACTTGTGCGATGCGCACAAGAACGACGCCGACGGCGCCTTCCGCGTGCTGCCGCCCGTGTTTCGCGACTTCGGCGGGCGGCCGCGGTTCCAAGGGCGTGTGACCACGGTGAAGTGCTTCGAGGACAACTCGCTCGTCAAGGCCGCGGTCGACACCCCTGGCGAGGGGCGGGTGCTGGTCGTCGACGGTGGCGGCTCGCTGCGCCGCGCATTGCTGGGCGGCAACCTGGCCGCCGCTGCGGCGCGCAACGGCTGGGCCGGCGTGGTGATCGACGGCTGCGTGCGCGACGTGCTCGAGCTGCGCGAGTGCGACGTCGGCATTCGGGCCTTGGCGGCGATGCCCCTGCCCACCGAGAAGCGGCAGGAAGGCCAGCGTGACGTCCCAGTGCTCGTCCAAGGCGTGCTCGTGCGCCCGGGCGAGTGGCTGGTGGCCGATGAAGACGGCATCGTGGTGATGCCGGCGCCGACGGTCTGA
- the yedA gene encoding drug/metabolite exporter YedA: MTSLSTLASRGPSAHRLDPVLVGCLAATWLVWGSTYLAIKYALLSFPPFFQMGTRFLVAGALLMAWMRWRGRPLPNARQWLHAAVVGALMLGGGMGGTAYAEQTVGSGLVVAFIAVVPLMIAALNLIWGLLPTRWETAGIVVGLAGVLLLTQGAGFQASPAGLAAIAMACAGWSLGSVLSQRSLPLAPGAMGFASEMLCGGALLMAMAWLSGESPEWPPQPLAVAAWGYLVVFGSLVAFNAYMVLLARASAALASSYTFVNPVIAMLLGVFVAGEHVTGYEWLAAGIVLVGVVLMLRGKASGAHRPHRT, encoded by the coding sequence ATGACCAGCCTGAGCACCCTGGCCTCGCGTGGCCCGTCCGCGCACCGCCTCGATCCCGTCCTGGTGGGCTGCCTCGCCGCCACTTGGCTGGTGTGGGGGTCGACCTACCTCGCGATCAAGTACGCGCTCTTGAGCTTTCCCCCTTTCTTTCAGATGGGGACGCGGTTTCTCGTGGCCGGGGCACTGCTCATGGCGTGGATGCGCTGGCGCGGACGCCCGCTGCCCAATGCCCGGCAGTGGTTGCACGCGGCGGTGGTGGGGGCATTGATGCTGGGCGGCGGCATGGGCGGCACCGCCTATGCGGAGCAGACGGTCGGCTCGGGGCTCGTGGTGGCGTTCATCGCCGTCGTGCCGCTGATGATCGCGGCCCTCAACCTCATCTGGGGGCTCTTGCCCACGCGTTGGGAAACGGCGGGGATCGTGGTCGGCCTCGCAGGCGTGCTGCTGTTGACTCAGGGCGCGGGCTTCCAGGCGTCACCGGCGGGTCTGGCGGCGATCGCCATGGCCTGCGCCGGGTGGTCGCTGGGCAGCGTGCTGAGCCAGCGCAGCCTGCCGCTCGCCCCCGGGGCGATGGGATTCGCGAGCGAGATGCTGTGCGGCGGCGCCTTGCTGATGGCGATGGCGTGGCTGTCCGGCGAATCGCCCGAGTGGCCGCCCCAGCCCCTGGCAGTGGCGGCATGGGGTTACCTGGTGGTGTTCGGCTCGCTCGTCGCCTTCAATGCCTACATGGTGCTGCTCGCCCGGGCGAGCGCGGCGTTGGCCTCCAGTTACACCTTCGTGAACCCGGTGATCGCGATGCTGCTCGGAGTGTTCGTGGCCGGCGAGCACGTCACGGGGTACGAGTGGCTGGCCGCCGGTATCGTGCTCGTGGGCGTGGTGCTGATGCTGCGCGGCAAGGCGTCGGGCGCGCACCGTCCGCACCGGACATAG
- the ispD gene encoding 2-C-methyl-D-erythritol 4-phosphate cytidylyltransferase: MPEPRLYALVPCAGVGTRAGQGGPKQYARLAGRPLVAHTLEALHRIPELAGVLVVLAPGDDRFAAELPQYAGWVAHVGGDTRAASVAAGLEELVRRGARAEDWVLVHDAARCLVQPEWVQTLIAACRDDEVGGLLALPLADTLKEDVAGRSAVTLERRGKWQAQTPQMFRLGLLRRALTQARGEVTDEASAVEQLGLRPRLVPGSLENFKLTYPQDFELAERLLRSRP, translated from the coding sequence CTGCCCGAACCGCGGCTCTATGCCCTGGTGCCCTGCGCGGGTGTGGGGACGCGGGCCGGCCAAGGCGGACCCAAACAGTATGCGCGCCTGGCGGGCCGCCCTCTCGTGGCCCACACGCTGGAGGCGTTGCACCGCATACCGGAACTTGCCGGCGTGCTGGTCGTGCTCGCCCCGGGCGACGATCGCTTTGCTGCCGAGCTGCCGCAGTACGCCGGCTGGGTGGCGCATGTCGGGGGCGACACCCGCGCGGCCAGCGTCGCCGCGGGCTTGGAGGAACTGGTGCGCCGGGGCGCCCGCGCCGAGGACTGGGTGCTGGTGCACGATGCCGCGCGGTGCCTGGTGCAGCCCGAATGGGTCCAGACCCTGATCGCGGCGTGCCGCGACGATGAGGTGGGCGGCTTGCTTGCACTGCCCCTGGCCGACACGCTCAAGGAGGACGTCGCGGGCCGCAGCGCTGTCACGCTGGAGCGCCGGGGCAAGTGGCAGGCACAGACGCCGCAGATGTTTCGCCTGGGCCTGTTGCGCCGGGCGCTGACGCAGGCCCGCGGCGAAGTCACCGACGAAGCCAGTGCCGTCGAGCAACTGGGCCTGCGGCCGCGCCTGGTGCCGGGCTCGCTGGAGAACTTCAAGCTCACCTACCCGCAGGACTTCGAACTTGCGGAACGTCTTCTCAGGAGTCGCCCATGA